The following proteins are co-located in the Pan troglodytes isolate AG18354 chromosome 5, NHGRI_mPanTro3-v2.0_pri, whole genome shotgun sequence genome:
- the SMIM29 gene encoding small integral membrane protein 29 isoform X1: protein MSNTTVPNAPQANSDSMVGYVLGPFFLITLVGVVVAVVMYVQKKKRVDRLRHHLLPMYSYDPAEELHEAEQELLSDMGDPKVVHGWQSGYQHKRMPLLDVKT, encoded by the exons ATGAGTAACACCACTGTGCCCAATGCCCCCCAGGCCAACAGCGACTCCATGGTGGGCTATGTGTTGGGGCCCTTCTTCCTCATCACCCTGGTCGGGGTGGTGGTGGCTGTG GTAATGTATGTACAGAAGAAAAAGCG gGTGGACCGGCTGCGCCATCACCTGCTCCCCATGTACAGCTATGACCCAGCTGAGGAACTGCATGAGGCTGAGCAGGAGCTGCTCTCTGACATGGGAGACCCCAAG GTGGTACATGGCTGGCAGAGTGGCTACCAGCACAAGCGGATGCCGCTGCTGGATGTCAAGACGTGA
- the SMIM29 gene encoding small integral membrane protein 29 isoform X2: MSNTTVPNAPQANSDSMVMYVQKKKRVDRLRHHLLPMYSYDPAEELHEAEQELLSDMGDPKVVHGWQSGYQHKRMPLLDVKT, encoded by the exons ATGAGTAACACCACTGTGCCCAATGCCCCCCAGGCCAACAGCGACTCCATG GTAATGTATGTACAGAAGAAAAAGCG gGTGGACCGGCTGCGCCATCACCTGCTCCCCATGTACAGCTATGACCCAGCTGAGGAACTGCATGAGGCTGAGCAGGAGCTGCTCTCTGACATGGGAGACCCCAAG GTGGTACATGGCTGGCAGAGTGGCTACCAGCACAAGCGGATGCCGCTGCTGGATGTCAAGACGTGA